A single Oncorhynchus mykiss isolate Arlee chromosome 24, USDA_OmykA_1.1, whole genome shotgun sequence DNA region contains:
- the LOC110503446 gene encoding RRP15-like protein — protein MSLILLQRRRIKEKKKQTDKKRAWEMMCRAKPDFVKDRENERNLQRVATRGVVQLFNAVRNHQKMVDEKVKEAGGSERKKAKVLYSVSKKDFINVLRGTEGGSEVVTKTERQTTGREAEEKPAWSVLRDDFMTGASMKDWDKESNEEGEEEEAPGGAEDYNSESD, from the coding sequence ATGTCATTGATACTATTGCAAAGAAGAAGAATAAAGGAGAAGAAGAAACAGACTGATAAAAAGCGAGCATGGGAGATGATGTGTCGAGCGAAACCAGACTttgtaaaagacagagagaatgagaggaaccTGCAGAGAGTTGCTACCAGGGGAGTAGTACAACTGTTCAACGCTGTGAGGAATCACCAGAAAATGGTGGATGAGAAGGTGAAGGAGGCGGGCGGCTCGGAGAGGAAGAAGgccaaggtcctctactctgtctCCAAGAAAGACTTCATCAACGTGCTGCGGGGCACAGAGGGGGGCAGCGAGGTCGTcaccaagacagagagacagacgacTGGCAGGGAGGCAGAAGAGAAGCCAGCTTGGAGCGTGCTGAGAGACGACTTCATGACAGGAGCCTCCATGaaggactgggacaaggagagcaacgaggagggggaagaggaggaggcacCAGGGGGTGCAGAGGACTACAACAGCGAGTCGGACTGA
- the LOC110503580 gene encoding uncharacterized protein LOC110503580 — protein sequence MDLSERRPNKWWTESDTFAMLALIEQLDLVHELDKKRQRNDSHFRRLRYSLAKRDIHFTVNQIRNRWKSLKHKYRKIKMAGYRSPAARLSAIESFRYFRMLDRMLARRARVGAPEQGTADGHNMVVLTHSDLEDHTDGDVAQPDSVAPWQESLAPALEGEGDKTNAIPEEANISTSGWALKSEEIMTLGLSGEYLYPVKSEPHSVPSLHDGEEASDPTSCSPEEQTGTCEDTSTLILQQLTILNHQLGEQLAEQRAFHCSMLGMMDRQIEVLEQLSNFSTDRQVKTEPDDSDTPISQQVHNSLVRILRGVEQVQTQGHQPCSCKASPSQPTSPSWTVSLLEIHKGSPSRDGNSTSDTSNPQPSDHGRPEPQGPSPSEQLSPSQQKGDLLNGLSNKCQHK from the exons ATGGACCTGAGTGAGAGGAGGCCCAACAAGTGGTGGACAGAGTCGGACACCTTCGCCATGCTGGCCCTCATCGAGCAGCTGGACCTGGTGCATGAGCTGGATAAGAAGCGCCAGCGCAACGACTCGCACTTCCGCCGCCTGCGCTACAGCCTGGCCAAGCGGGATATCCACTTCACTGTCAACCAGATACGCAACCGCTGGAAGAGCCTAAAGCACAAGTACCGCAAGATCAAGATGGCAGGATACCGTAGCCCTGCTGCACGCCTGTCCGCCATCGAGTCATTCCGTTACTTCCGTATGCTGGACCGCATGCTGGCCAGGAGGGCCCGGGTGGGGGCCCCAGAGCAAGGCACTGCAGATGGACACAATATGGTGGTGTTGACCCACTCGGACCTGGAGGATCATACTGATG gTGATGTTGCTCAGCCTGACTCTGTGGCCCCTTGGCAGGAGAGCCTGGCTCCAGCtctagagggagaaggagacaagaCTAACGCCATCCCAGAAGAGGCCAACATCAGCACTTCGGGCTGGGCCCTGAAGTCAGAAGAGATTATGACTTTGGGTCTATCTGGAGAGTATCTTTACCCAGTGAAGAGTGAGCCACACTCAGTACCCTCTTTACATGATGGGGAGGAAGCTAGTGACCCCACTAGCTGCAGTCCAGAAGAACAAACTG GCACTTGTGAGGACACCAGCACCCTGATCCTCCAGCAGCTCACGATCCTGAACCATCAGCTAGGGGAACAGCTCGCTGAGCAAAGGGCCTTCCACTGCAGCATGCTGGGTATGATGGACCGACAGATAGAGGTCCTGGAGCAGCTCTCTAACTTCTCCACAGACCGCCAGGTCAAGACCGAACCCGACGACAGTGACACTCCTATCAGCCAGCAGGTCCACAACTCCCTGGTGCGCATCCTTAGAGGAGTGGAACAGGTCCAAACCCAGGGACACCAGCCGTGCTCATGCAAGGCCTCCCCCTCACAGCCTACATCTCCCTCCTGGACGGTCTCTCTGTTGGAGATCCACAAAGGATCACCCTCCAGGGATGGAAACTCAACTAGTGACACATCCAACCCTCAGCCCTCAGACCATGGGCGGCCTGAACCTCAAGGACCATCCCCCTCAGAGCAGCTTTCCCCTTCCCAACAGAAGGGTGATCTGCTTAACGGACTCTCAAACAAGTGCCAGCACAAGTGA
- the bl1s3 gene encoding Biogenesis of lysosome-related organelles complex-1 subunit 3 (The RefSeq protein has 1 substitution compared to this genomic sequence), protein MASDKYQIVVQGEASETDSDDEVYITSLSPHSTAGGQKVPGEASETDSEGEVEKARKCVTAASSENPQILRKDLTPLLVIRDNPDIQSVVEERVVSQPEHSGLYYNTLLQQKLQESNARLCTDVSQTIKQVYGNATKEIRMATTHLTVSQNGIINASHSIRLILEDLKSVSEKMDIITSCYLLPDITIPSSPTTPIPGQ, encoded by the coding sequence ATGGCAAGTGACAAATACCAGATAGTGGTGCAAGGAGAGGCGTCAGAGACCGACTCAGATGATGAGGTATacatcacctccctctctccacattcAACAGCCGGAGGGCAAAAGGTACCAGGGGAAGCATCCGAGACTGACAGCGAGGGGGAGGTTGAGAAAGCACGGAAATGTGTCACTGCTGCAAGCTCTGAAAACCCACAAATATTACGCAAGGACTTAACTCCCCTGCTTGTGATCAGAGACAACTCTGACATTCAGTCCGTGGTAGAGGAGAGGGTTGTTTCTCAGCCCGAACACAGTGGGCTCTACTACAACACTTTACTCCAGCAGAAATTACAGGAGAGCAATGCACGTCTGTGCACGGATGTGTCCCAGACCATCAAACAGGTGTATGGTAATGCCACAAAGGAGATCCGCATGGCCACGACCCACCTGACCGTCTCCCAGAACGGCATCATCAACGCCTCCCACAGCATCCGACTCATTCTGGAGGACCTCAAGTCTGTCTCAGAGAAAATGGACATTATCACCAGCTGTTACCTTCTCCCCGATATtaccatcccctcctctcccactacCCCTATTCCCGGCCAATGA
- the LOC110503579 gene encoding NTPase KAP family P-loop domain-containing protein 1 has protein sequence MLCLPLWVVVLATVISSIGTCTLLYFYGFELQTNGTRSWVNVLESMAIATLGPPAVFALRTILQTSKHLLYTMGSSIQHQMNSSAISDQMGFMNKVRKEVGFMVEITHFMEVFEGRRIRVVLEITHLDRCGPDRVVSTLAGENVPFVSILAVDPGVVVGCVESTMWICGLTSSGYDFVSKMVTLPFSVPEMSPDSKCRAFKTLADSYLEPNWECFKRGKHRAGNFSAFEKGRLDDSLVPFIGKGKSETELLENGIHWEIWAIKIKALTNEALHAIYTKYSPHVYLMGNHGHMRRIINSVRLTVIVMDAMNYRGFSKAKDLAAWVVMANLWPCRLGWILQCSEDRQQRADTDGTDGDINQYCDQPGQDLVQ, from the coding sequence AtgctctgcctccccctctggGTTGTAGTCCTAGCCACTGTAATTTCCAGCATTGGCACATGTACCCTGCTCTACTTTTATGGCTTTGAGCTCCAAACAAATGGCACACGCAGTTGGGTCAATGTGCTGGAATCGATGGCCATAGCAACACTGGGGCCTCCCGCAGTCTTCGCCCTGAGGACTATTCTGCAGACATCTAAGCACCTGCTCTACACCATGGGCAGCAGCATCCAGCACCAGATGAACAGCTCGGCCATCAGCGACCAGATGGGCTTCATGAACAAGGTGAGGAAGGAGGTGGGCTTCATGGTGGAAATCACCCACTTCATGGAGGTGTTCGAGGGGAGGAGGATCCGTGTGGTGCTGGAGATCACCCACCTGGACCGCTGCGGCCCAGACAGGGTGGTCAGCACCTTGGCGGGGGAGAATGTCCCGTTTGTGTCCATCCTAGCTGTGGACCCCGGAGTGGTGGTGGGCTGTGTGGAGAGCACCATGTGGATCTGTGGGCTGACATCCAGCGGGTACGACTTTGTAAGCAAGATGGTCACCCTGCCCTTCTCAGTGCCTGAGATGTCCCCAGACTCCAAATGCAGAGCTTTTAAAACCCTCGCTGACAGCTATCTAGAGCCTAACTGGGAATGTTTTAAGAGAGGAAAACATAGAGCTGGGAATTTCTCTGCATTTGAAAAAGGCAGGCTTGATGACAGCCTTGTGCCCTTCATTGGAAAGGGCAAAAGTGAGACTGAGCTACTAGAAAATGGCATCCATTGGGAAATCTGGGCCATTAAAATCAAAGCGCTAACAAATGAGGCATTACACGCCATATATACCAAATACAGCCCTCATGTTTATCTTATGGGAAACCATGGGCATATGAGAAGGATAATAAACTCTGTAAGGTTGACAGTCATCGTCATGGATGCTATGAATTACAGGGGCTTCTCCAAAGCTAAAGACCTTGCTGCCTGGGTGGTGATGGCCAACCTCTGGCCCTGCCGCCTGGGCTGGATCCTGCAATGCTCAGAGGACCGCCAGCAGAGGGCTGACACTGATGGCACTGATGGTGACATCAACCAATACTGTGATCAACCAGGCCAAGACCTTGTTCAGTGA